Proteins encoded together in one Amblyomma americanum isolate KBUSLIRL-KWMA chromosome 1, ASM5285725v1, whole genome shotgun sequence window:
- the LOC144121315 gene encoding uncharacterized protein LOC144121315: MPIILSSAVSGHAQFLFEDRPAWSFCRSDVCLATPPNSSVLACAAEKSLGFCLESSGRNMDSAKRAPGRPPVSELWQGRGSCHGNCGRYVNSAKRPPVSELQQTLVVWVRSYDSGHGDQGGGDGHCQRDPRQRPPRLHARVSAQPGRAVSRPSIHHHRALTTTAYPPAPRMRSLANAERDLCLGLPVYPPMREALLSAPLTASAATTTKVLAVLRPEERGGKRTRDPAHADLGCFSPSSAVSGIS, translated from the exons ATGCCGATTATTCTTTCTTCCGCGGTGAGTGGCCATGCACAGTTCCTCTTTGAAGACCGCCCCGCCTGGTCCTTCTGTCGGAGCGACGTTTGCCTCGCCACGCCTCCCAACTCCTCCGTGTTGGCCTGCGCCGCCGAAAAAAGCCTTGGCTTCTGCCTCGAGAGCAGCGGCCGAAACATGGACTCTGCGAAGCGGGCACCTGGGCGGCCACCAGTCTCCGAGCTCTGGCAGGGCCGCGGTTCCTGCCACGGCAATTGCGGCCGATACGTGAACTCCGCGAAGCGGCCACCGGTCTCCGAGCTCCAGCAGACACTCGTCGTCTGGGTGCGTTCTTACGACAGCGGACACGGAGACCAAGGAGGTGGTGACGGCCACTGTCAACGAGATCCAAGACAACGCCCACCGAGGCTACATGCACGGGTCAGCGCCCAGCCTGGCAGAGCCGTCAGCCGTCCCTCAATTCACCACCACAGGGCTTTGACAACGACGGCCTATCCC CCAGCGCCCAGGATGCGCTCACTGGCGAACGCGGAGAGGGACCTCTGCCTTGGGCTTCCCGTGTATCCGCCCATGCGGGAAGCGTTATTGTCTGCTCCGCTCACCGCCTCTGCTGCCACCACCACCAAGGTTCTGGCCGTGCTCCGACCGGAAGAACGGGgcggaaagcgcacacgggaccCGGCACACGCTGATCTCGGCTGCTTTTCCCCGTCCTCCGCCGTGAGTGGCATCTCGTAG